From a single bacterium genomic region:
- a CDS encoding aminoglycoside 3'-phosphotransferase/choline kinase family protein — translation MPTSPPLLPLVRDEPQFEALKSAGTDFRPAMRAICDRHGIEAKELVPLTPSSLIVFRAGDRAVVKLFPPCCEKEFTVESKALELLSGRAEVPTPRLIATGELEGWPYVVMERIAGRLLSDAWPEIAAADRERLAEDLGRCIRAMHDSPADDLPRPGGGSWEEMQARFQDAALARHRASSAPREWIDALPEFLAGRTLPLEENCRALLHTELADMHILVERAAEHWELRGVIDFEPAMPGDPMYDFAGLGFLLFNGEHALIRRFLRAYGIADSQLGAEFQETALRYVLTHRYTNLEWFLSAIPPTGAAGDFKSWAQDWYGLA, via the coding sequence ATGCCAACCTCACCACCCCTTCTTCCCTTGGTTCGGGACGAACCTCAATTCGAGGCCCTGAAGTCGGCGGGCACGGATTTTCGGCCGGCGATGCGGGCGATTTGTGATCGGCATGGGATCGAGGCGAAGGAGTTGGTTCCGCTCACGCCGTCGAGCCTGATTGTGTTTCGGGCCGGCGATCGCGCGGTTGTGAAGTTGTTTCCACCCTGCTGTGAAAAGGAATTCACGGTCGAGTCGAAGGCGTTGGAGTTGTTGTCCGGCCGCGCCGAGGTGCCGACGCCGCGGTTGATTGCGACCGGGGAGTTGGAAGGTTGGCCGTACGTCGTGATGGAGCGCATCGCCGGCCGGCTTCTCTCCGACGCGTGGCCGGAGATTGCAGCGGCCGATCGCGAACGCCTGGCCGAGGACCTCGGGCGTTGTATCCGAGCGATGCACGATTCGCCGGCGGACGATCTGCCTCGGCCGGGCGGAGGCTCGTGGGAAGAAATGCAGGCCCGTTTCCAGGACGCGGCCCTGGCAAGGCACCGCGCATCCAGCGCGCCGCGGGAATGGATCGATGCGTTGCCGGAGTTTCTGGCCGGCCGGACGCTGCCACTGGAGGAGAATTGCCGCGCGTTGCTCCACACCGAACTGGCGGACATGCACATTCTCGTCGAGCGCGCTGCGGAACATTGGGAATTGCGTGGCGTGATCGATTTCGAGCCCGCCATGCCGGGCGATCCCATGTATGACTTCGCGGGCCTCGGGTTTCTGCTGTTCAACGGAGAGCACGCGCTGATCCGGCGATTCCTGCGCGCGTACGGAATCGCCGACTCACAACTCGGCGCGGAGTTCCAGGAAACGGCGCTGCGGTACGTGCTGACGCATCGTTACACGAACCTGGAGTGGTTTCTTTCGGCGATCCCACCAACGGGAGCGGCGGGGGACTTCAAGTCCTGGGCGCAAGATTGGTACGGGCTTGCGTGA
- a CDS encoding Sir2 family NAD-dependent protein deacetylase, whose amino-acid sequence MNTDAVIELIRNSDNIAILTGAGVSTDSGISDFRSPSGTYARWDANRVFDIDYFHRDPAYFFDFAREELYAFTETQPNVTHHAITRLEQAGKLKACITQNIDMLHQRAGTKNVFEVHGSIAVSHCLGCGREFDIEAMRAKLNEMRIPSCRCGGTIKPDIVFFGEALPEVAIAGAFEAASTCDLFIAIGTSLVVYPAAAIPARARYTGAKLVIINREPTPLDTLADHVLNGELKDIVQSLSG is encoded by the coding sequence ATGAACACCGATGCGGTGATCGAACTGATCCGCAACAGCGACAACATCGCGATTCTGACCGGAGCCGGCGTCAGTACGGACTCCGGCATTTCCGATTTCCGCAGCCCCTCCGGCACGTACGCGCGGTGGGATGCCAACCGCGTGTTCGACATCGACTACTTTCACCGCGACCCGGCGTACTTCTTCGATTTCGCGCGCGAGGAATTGTACGCGTTCACCGAGACACAACCGAACGTCACGCACCACGCAATCACGCGTCTGGAACAAGCGGGGAAGCTCAAGGCCTGCATCACGCAGAACATAGACATGCTGCACCAGCGCGCGGGCACGAAAAACGTCTTCGAGGTTCACGGTTCGATCGCCGTCAGCCATTGCCTGGGTTGCGGGCGCGAATTCGACATCGAAGCGATGCGTGCTAAGCTGAATGAGATGCGTATTCCGTCGTGCCGGTGCGGCGGCACGATCAAGCCCGATATTGTGTTCTTTGGCGAAGCCCTGCCCGAGGTCGCGATCGCCGGTGCCTTCGAGGCCGCGTCGACGTGCGATCTCTTCATCGCGATCGGCACGTCGCTCGTCGTCTATCCCGCCGCCGCGATCCCCGCCCGCGCCAGGTACACGGGCGCGAAACTCGTCATCATCAATCGAGAACCGACGCCGCTCGACACCCTTGCGGATCATGTGTTGAATGGGGAGTTGAAGGACATTGTGCAGTCGCTTTCAGGCTAG
- a CDS encoding family 16 glycosylhydrolase, with product MLLKAHKSLFFLTFLLFGFVGTATAAYEHQWTDAFSVATSRWEEGTGALDGSQVELTPDNVSFSSGLLTVALTEKSAGSMGEFTDRPYWGGEYSTVAPYAHGRFLVTMQPAAPSGVVSEIVLQLPAASTDSAQIAIRFLGRTDQVQYHLEWKDSIGTVHTQDASVDLGFDAAAAQHHYMMEWTSSHITFFVDGFYSHAFVKPSVLDEFQADMEVRLRAWIPESSALAGAFDPASLPLQATFDAAFYFEWQTFVSSATVMGAYPHSGGTTFRVWAPNADSVHVRGTFNGWGLSNPLSREAATGYWSTFVSGASAGDEYKFYVTNNSPSAGLDTTVWQRDPYSRRIASFQSPGDNSVVYDPNAFDWEGPKTFVPEPREKLIIYEMHVGTFNAPSGAPATFYEAIGRLDQLVDLGINTIEVMPVQEVPSNNGWGYDPVFYNSVELGLGEADAFKAFVKACHERNLAVLVDVVYNHTTTTRSPLWQFDLWYEQDGGGIWFYNDAYWQTTPWGPRMDFRRPEVREFIKQNIRTYLDEFRVDGFRFDATRIMREVVDENWDTVEEIEEALALLQEISAMIDREYPDAISTAEDFGVDQLASLDLGSNGAGFDAEWGSFKFYAARALVASDSARDLDDLRRGMERTINGDPMKRVVYVESHDSAATEDPDGETFPYRGGYLPKRLNQIDPETNITTRKLSMLGSVFTFTLPGVPMMFMGQEAYATGTFDFPSPPALDWDQMLGDHPGIFQLHQDLIDLRLNHGGATRGLQGPALDVYHQNGSAKVIAYLRQDVGGAADDVVVVMNLSSTTFNLGYKLGMPEGGTWHVRFNSDLTSYDPAFGTSPGELVSLDTTADGRDGYPQSVKIPVLQPYTALILSQDAVSPREIGWMLR from the coding sequence TTGCTACTCAAAGCCCACAAATCGCTTTTCTTCCTCACCTTCCTGCTCTTCGGTTTCGTTGGCACGGCAACGGCAGCCTACGAGCATCAGTGGACCGACGCATTCTCTGTCGCGACGAGCCGTTGGGAGGAAGGCACTGGCGCGCTCGACGGCAGCCAGGTGGAGCTCACGCCGGACAACGTTTCCTTCAGCAGTGGCCTCCTGACTGTCGCACTCACTGAGAAGTCCGCCGGCAGCATGGGCGAGTTCACGGATCGGCCATACTGGGGCGGCGAGTACTCCACCGTCGCGCCCTACGCGCATGGTCGCTTCCTGGTGACTATGCAGCCGGCCGCGCCCTCGGGTGTCGTTTCTGAGATTGTTCTTCAGCTTCCGGCTGCGTCCACTGACTCGGCTCAGATTGCCATTCGATTCCTTGGTCGGACCGACCAGGTGCAGTATCATCTCGAGTGGAAAGACTCCATCGGCACTGTTCACACCCAGGATGCGTCGGTTGATCTCGGTTTCGATGCTGCCGCCGCACAGCATCACTACATGATGGAGTGGACCTCGTCGCACATCACATTCTTCGTCGATGGGTTCTACTCTCACGCATTCGTGAAGCCATCGGTCCTGGATGAATTCCAGGCCGACATGGAGGTCCGCCTGCGAGCCTGGATTCCCGAATCGTCTGCTTTAGCAGGAGCATTCGACCCCGCCTCGCTTCCGTTGCAGGCGACGTTCGATGCAGCATTCTACTTCGAATGGCAGACTTTCGTTTCCTCTGCGACGGTGATGGGGGCGTACCCTCATTCCGGCGGCACCACATTCCGCGTCTGGGCACCGAATGCGGATTCCGTGCATGTGCGCGGCACGTTCAATGGTTGGGGGCTGAGCAATCCGCTTTCCCGCGAGGCGGCGACCGGATACTGGTCGACGTTTGTTTCGGGGGCGAGTGCCGGCGACGAGTACAAGTTCTACGTCACAAATAATAGTCCTTCCGCGGGCCTGGATACGACCGTCTGGCAACGCGATCCGTACAGTCGCCGCATCGCCAGTTTCCAAAGCCCCGGGGACAACTCGGTCGTTTACGATCCCAACGCGTTCGATTGGGAAGGCCCAAAGACGTTCGTTCCGGAGCCGCGAGAGAAGCTGATCATCTATGAAATGCACGTGGGCACGTTCAACGCCCCATCGGGCGCACCGGCGACCTTCTATGAAGCGATTGGCCGCCTCGATCAACTCGTCGATCTTGGCATCAACACCATCGAAGTGATGCCTGTCCAGGAAGTTCCGTCGAACAACGGATGGGGCTACGATCCTGTATTCTACAATTCCGTGGAGCTCGGTCTCGGCGAGGCAGACGCCTTCAAGGCATTTGTCAAGGCCTGTCACGAACGCAACCTGGCCGTTCTCGTGGATGTGGTCTACAATCACACCACGACAACAAGAAGCCCCCTTTGGCAATTCGATCTGTGGTACGAACAGGATGGCGGCGGTATCTGGTTCTATAACGATGCGTACTGGCAGACCACGCCGTGGGGGCCACGGATGGATTTCCGTCGGCCGGAGGTTCGCGAGTTCATCAAGCAGAACATCCGGACGTATCTCGATGAATTCCGTGTCGACGGATTCCGCTTCGACGCAACCCGCATCATGAGGGAGGTCGTGGACGAGAACTGGGACACGGTGGAGGAAATCGAAGAGGCCCTGGCGTTGTTGCAGGAAATCAGTGCCATGATCGATCGCGAGTACCCCGACGCCATTTCAACGGCAGAGGATTTTGGCGTGGACCAATTGGCAAGCCTCGACCTCGGCAGTAATGGCGCGGGTTTCGATGCGGAGTGGGGCTCCTTCAAGTTCTACGCGGCGCGTGCGCTCGTGGCCTCCGATTCCGCGCGCGATCTCGATGATCTGCGCAGAGGCATGGAGCGAACCATCAACGGCGATCCAATGAAGCGCGTCGTCTACGTCGAGTCGCACGATTCCGCCGCGACTGAGGATCCAGATGGCGAGACGTTTCCCTATCGAGGCGGCTACTTGCCCAAGCGCCTGAATCAGATCGATCCGGAGACAAACATTACCACGCGGAAACTCTCCATGCTCGGCAGCGTTTTCACCTTCACGCTGCCCGGCGTTCCGATGATGTTTATGGGCCAGGAAGCCTATGCGACGGGAACGTTCGATTTTCCCTCACCGCCGGCGCTGGATTGGGACCAGATGTTGGGCGATCATCCCGGGATCTTCCAACTGCACCAGGATCTGATCGATCTGCGCCTGAATCACGGTGGAGCAACGCGCGGACTGCAGGGACCGGCACTCGACGTCTACCATCAGAATGGCAGCGCTAAAGTCATTGCCTACCTGCGACAAGATGTCGGCGGCGCGGCAGACGATGTGGTTGTTGTGATGAACCTTTCCTCCACGACGTTCAACCTCGGATATAAACTTGGAATGCCGGAGGGGGGAACATGGCACGTTCGATTCAATAGCGACCTGACATCTTACGACCCGGCCTTTGGAACAAGTCCGGGAGAGCTTGTTTCTCTCGATACGACGGCCGATGGACGAGATGGTTACCCCCAGAGTGTAAAGATCCCCGTTCTTCAACCCTACACCGCACTAATCCTCTCGCAGGATGCCGTTTCACCTCGCGAAATCGGCTGGATGCTTCGCTGA
- a CDS encoding HEAT repeat domain-containing protein: MKTHINTQTNLEGLMEQLGQKDGLKREHARYALIALGSAAVPCLVNGLENSHSDRLRWEAAKALGSIGDADAIPALVEALEDDDADVQWVAADALVRFGKDAWPALLRKLSREGAESLAFERGVHHIFRNQHEKPYADLLEALTHALDPGLVSDDPSIVAEKLLARLEEQG; encoded by the coding sequence ATGAAAACGCACATCAACACGCAAACGAACTTGGAAGGACTGATGGAACAACTCGGGCAAAAGGATGGCCTGAAGCGCGAACATGCGCGGTATGCACTGATCGCGCTTGGCAGTGCGGCCGTTCCGTGCCTGGTCAATGGCCTGGAGAACTCGCACTCCGATCGCCTGCGTTGGGAAGCGGCGAAGGCCCTCGGTTCAATCGGCGATGCCGATGCGATCCCCGCGCTCGTTGAGGCGCTGGAAGACGACGATGCCGACGTGCAATGGGTCGCGGCGGATGCGCTGGTGCGCTTTGGCAAGGATGCCTGGCCCGCGCTTCTTCGCAAGCTCTCCCGTGAGGGCGCAGAGTCGCTCGCGTTCGAGAGGGGAGTCCATCACATCTTCCGCAATCAGCACGAAAAGCCCTATGCCGATTTGCTCGAGGCTTTGACGCACGCGCTTGATCCCGGGCTGGTTTCGGATGATCCATCGATCGTTGCCGAGAAACTTCTCGCCCGACTGGAAGAGCAGGGCTGA
- a CDS encoding plasma-membrane proton-efflux P-type ATPase: MKPSPKMNESTTQNDMKSLPMQELMKKLDTSPAGLTQEEAKKRLEQYGPNELVEKKENPLLKFLSYFWGPIPWMIEVAVILSAVVRHWPDFFIILTLLLANALVAYWEERQAGNAIDALKAKLAIKARAIRDGEWTMPPSRELVPGDVIRLRLGDIVPADARLLDGDPVEVDQSALTGESLPASRKTGESVYSGSIIRQGEIDALVYATGEKTYFGKTAQLVQEGHTVSHFQKAILKIGNYLIALAVVLVALIIAVALYRGDPLLETVQFALVLTVAAIPVAMPTVLSVTMAVGARLLARKKAIVSKLVAIEELAGVDILCADKTGTLTQNKLTLGDPFTVKNLPKDQVILEGALASRAEDNDTIDLAVIGGLEDKSSLKEYKVLHFSPFDPVHKRTEAVLQSLDGKTFKVTKGAPQVILGLSDNAEEVKPSVESAVNEFASRGYRSLGVARSEANGGWEFQGVLPLFDPPREDAAETIATARKMGVKLKMVTGDALAIAQETARKLNMGTRIFDASGLGDAKQKETAETARSIEDSDGFAQVFPEHKFHIVDVLQQRDHIVGMTGDGVNDAPALKKADCGIAVADATDAARAAASIVLTTPGLSVIVDAVKESRRIFQRMTSYATYRIAETLRVLLFMTAAILIFGFYPLTAVMIVMLALLNDGAILSIAYDNVHYKNRPEAWDMRMVLSIATVLGIIGPIAAFGLFFIGERYAHMDRAQIQTLMYLMLSVAGHLTIFLTRTRGPFWSIRPAKILLTAVLGTQILATLIAVYGLFMTPLGWGWALFVWGYAIAWFLVSDRIKLLAYRLLEHSPKQASTEPRKTTRRAAHAEGQWHAAK, translated from the coding sequence ATGAAGCCAAGCCCCAAGATGAATGAATCGACAACACAGAACGATATGAAGTCGCTTCCCATGCAGGAGTTGATGAAGAAGCTCGACACGTCGCCTGCAGGATTGACACAGGAAGAAGCGAAGAAGCGCCTGGAGCAATACGGGCCGAATGAACTGGTGGAGAAGAAAGAGAATCCGCTCCTGAAGTTCCTGAGTTACTTCTGGGGTCCGATCCCGTGGATGATTGAAGTCGCGGTCATCCTGTCTGCGGTCGTTCGGCATTGGCCGGACTTCTTCATCATTCTCACCCTGCTGCTGGCGAACGCACTTGTTGCCTATTGGGAAGAACGCCAGGCGGGCAACGCGATCGATGCCCTGAAAGCCAAACTGGCCATCAAGGCGCGTGCGATCCGAGATGGCGAATGGACGATGCCGCCGTCCCGAGAGCTTGTTCCGGGCGACGTCATCCGCCTGCGGCTGGGCGATATCGTGCCTGCGGACGCTCGTCTATTGGACGGCGACCCCGTCGAAGTCGACCAGTCCGCACTCACTGGAGAATCGCTGCCGGCTTCGCGAAAAACGGGCGAATCTGTGTACTCTGGATCGATTATAAGGCAGGGCGAGATTGACGCGCTCGTTTATGCCACGGGGGAGAAGACCTACTTCGGAAAGACCGCGCAGTTGGTTCAAGAGGGGCATACGGTCAGTCACTTCCAGAAGGCCATTCTAAAAATCGGGAACTACCTGATCGCGCTGGCGGTTGTGCTGGTTGCCTTGATCATTGCGGTTGCTTTGTATCGCGGCGATCCGCTTTTGGAAACCGTGCAGTTTGCACTCGTCCTGACGGTCGCGGCCATTCCCGTGGCGATGCCGACGGTTCTGTCCGTGACGATGGCAGTCGGCGCGCGGCTGCTTGCGCGCAAGAAAGCAATCGTCAGCAAACTCGTTGCGATCGAGGAACTCGCAGGCGTGGATATCCTCTGCGCAGACAAGACGGGAACGCTGACTCAGAACAAGCTGACACTCGGCGATCCGTTCACCGTGAAGAATCTTCCCAAGGATCAGGTGATTCTTGAAGGCGCATTGGCATCGCGTGCGGAAGACAACGACACGATCGATCTGGCAGTCATCGGCGGATTGGAGGATAAGAGTTCGCTGAAGGAATACAAGGTGCTGCATTTCTCACCTTTCGACCCTGTGCATAAGCGCACCGAGGCCGTTCTCCAATCGCTGGATGGCAAGACCTTCAAGGTCACGAAGGGCGCTCCGCAGGTGATTCTAGGTCTTTCAGACAATGCCGAAGAAGTGAAGCCGAGCGTGGAGTCCGCCGTGAATGAATTCGCCTCGCGTGGCTATCGCTCGTTGGGCGTGGCCCGGTCAGAGGCCAATGGCGGCTGGGAATTCCAGGGGGTGTTGCCACTGTTCGATCCGCCGCGTGAGGACGCCGCAGAGACAATTGCAACGGCGCGCAAGATGGGCGTGAAACTGAAAATGGTAACGGGCGATGCGCTCGCCATCGCGCAGGAGACCGCGCGGAAACTGAATATGGGGACGAGGATATTCGATGCCAGCGGACTGGGCGATGCGAAGCAGAAGGAAACCGCCGAGACAGCCAGGTCCATCGAGGACTCCGATGGCTTTGCTCAGGTCTTTCCCGAGCACAAATTCCACATCGTTGATGTCCTGCAGCAGCGCGATCACATCGTCGGCATGACCGGCGATGGCGTGAACGACGCACCGGCGCTGAAGAAGGCCGACTGTGGCATTGCCGTGGCGGATGCAACGGATGCCGCGCGCGCCGCCGCGTCGATCGTACTCACGACGCCAGGGCTGTCCGTGATCGTCGATGCCGTAAAAGAAAGCCGTCGTATCTTCCAGCGCATGACAAGCTATGCCACCTATCGCATCGCGGAGACGCTACGCGTTCTGCTCTTCATGACTGCCGCGATTCTGATTTTCGGATTCTATCCACTAACGGCGGTCATGATTGTGATGCTGGCGCTGCTGAACGATGGGGCGATTCTCTCTATCGCGTACGACAACGTGCATTACAAGAACCGGCCTGAAGCGTGGGATATGCGCATGGTGCTCAGCATCGCAACGGTGCTTGGCATCATTGGTCCAATCGCCGCGTTCGGATTGTTCTTCATCGGTGAACGATACGCCCACATGGATCGCGCGCAGATCCAAACTCTAATGTACCTGATGCTGTCTGTGGCGGGGCACTTGACGATCTTCCTGACACGAACGCGCGGGCCGTTCTGGTCGATCCGTCCGGCGAAGATCCTTCTGACAGCCGTCCTCGGCACGCAGATCTTGGCCACACTGATCGCTGTGTACGGCTTGTTCATGACGCCGCTGGGCTGGGGCTGGGCGCTGTTCGTCTGGGGATATGCGATCGCATGGTTCCTGGTTTCGGATCGAATCAAGCTCCTCGCCTATCGTCTTCTTGAACACTCACCAAAACAGGCCAGCACCGAGCCGAGGAAAACGACTCGGAGAGCGGCGCACGCCGAAGGACAATGGCACGCGGCCAAGTAA
- a CDS encoding TIGR00730 family Rossman fold protein produces MKRVCVFCGSSFGGDPAYAQAARDLAVALLEQDRELVYGGARVGLMGILADTILGGGGNVRGIITEALARKVSHDGLTEQLVVPSMHERKMAMFEMADGFIALPGGMGTLEEITEVVCWAQLGINPKPCGLLNVAGYYDAFMEFLDHSVRQGFMKQPHRDVLLVEPEPRALLARMASYKAPNIEKWQ; encoded by the coding sequence ATGAAGCGAGTTTGTGTCTTTTGCGGATCGAGTTTCGGGGGTGACCCCGCTTACGCACAGGCTGCCCGTGATCTCGCGGTGGCACTCCTCGAACAGGATCGCGAACTGGTCTATGGAGGCGCGCGCGTCGGACTGATGGGCATTTTGGCCGACACGATTCTCGGCGGTGGGGGAAACGTGCGCGGGATTATCACCGAAGCCCTGGCGCGCAAAGTGTCACACGATGGACTGACGGAACAACTCGTCGTCCCATCCATGCACGAGCGTAAGATGGCCATGTTCGAGATGGCGGACGGGTTCATCGCCTTGCCGGGTGGGATGGGAACACTGGAGGAAATCACTGAGGTTGTCTGCTGGGCGCAACTTGGGATTAATCCGAAGCCTTGCGGGCTGCTCAATGTTGCGGGATACTACGATGCGTTTATGGAGTTCTTGGACCACTCCGTGCGGCAGGGCTTCATGAAGCAACCACATCGAGACGTACTCCTTGTCGAGCCGGAACCGCGGGCATTGCTGGCCCGGATGGCTTCGTACAAGGCCCCCAATATCGAGAAGTGGCAGTAG